A genome region from Deltaproteobacteria bacterium includes the following:
- a CDS encoding epoxyqueuosine reductase translates to MGIKDEIIALARRMRVDKIGFTTRERLSDAPPSADLGYVLPEARSAVSLAVALEKAPIRAYLSKKDQMAHVMDHKRSYITLGEAGMAIVDLLKRKGYDAVSPIPNIEYRQNEPYMAMLPPISHRYVAVASGVGWLGWSGNVIAPEYGAAISLTSVVTTAEFEPDPMVEEDYCKNCRLCAASCPSQFISVKETAEVTIGGRIQTHNKKGCNLRCVITCGGANGVRSPDSKWSTWSYGVIDLPGPGDEEAFIRKAKEYAEDPKKRLLRAIVYDLESRGFQTWQDFKQFWEKTVLVTCANCMLVCWPNLEDRKENYRLLTHSGRVFRGEDGKAVVKSPDEGS, encoded by the coding sequence ATGGGTATCAAAGACGAAATCATCGCTTTGGCAAGACGGATGCGCGTCGACAAGATCGGATTCACCACCAGGGAACGCCTGTCGGACGCGCCGCCGTCCGCGGATCTGGGATATGTGCTCCCGGAGGCACGGTCCGCTGTTTCTTTGGCCGTTGCACTCGAGAAGGCGCCTATACGGGCCTACCTGTCCAAGAAAGACCAGATGGCGCACGTCATGGATCACAAACGATCCTACATCACCCTTGGCGAGGCGGGGATGGCCATCGTCGATCTGCTGAAACGGAAGGGCTACGACGCCGTATCTCCCATTCCGAACATCGAGTACCGGCAGAATGAACCTTACATGGCCATGCTGCCTCCCATCTCGCACCGGTACGTTGCCGTGGCGTCCGGCGTCGGATGGCTTGGATGGAGCGGAAACGTCATAGCTCCCGAATATGGTGCAGCCATATCCCTTACGTCCGTGGTCACGACCGCGGAGTTCGAGCCCGATCCCATGGTGGAAGAAGACTACTGCAAGAACTGCCGCCTGTGCGCCGCGTCGTGTCCCAGCCAATTCATTTCCGTCAAAGAAACGGCCGAAGTCACCATCGGAGGCCGTATACAGACTCACAACAAGAAAGGCTGCAACCTGAGGTGCGTCATCACGTGCGGAGGCGCCAACGGTGTCCGCAGTCCCGATTCCAAATGGTCGACCTGGTCGTACGGGGTGATCGATCTGCCGGGACCGGGAGATGAAGAGGCGTTCATACGCAAGGCCAAGGAATACGCCGAAGACCCCAAGAAACGCCTGCTTCGAGCCATTGTGTACGACCTCGAGAGCCGCGGTTTCCAGACATGGCAGGATTTCAAACAGTTCTGGGAGAAGACCGTGCTCGTTACGTGCGCCAACTGCATGCTCGTCTGCTGGCCGAATCTCGAGGACCGAAAGGAGAACTATCGCCTCCTTACCCACTCCGGACGGGTGTTCCGGGGCGAAGACGGCAAGGCCGTTGTGAAGTCTCCGGATGAGGGTAGCTGA
- a CDS encoding YaiI/YqxD family protein: protein MTKILVDADGCPVKEEVFQVAKRHGLEVTLVANSWMRFPDEARIELVLVKDSLDAADDWIVDHVTENDIVITGDIPLASRCLERGAQVLGPKGRVFTEDSISGFLASRELSSHLREFGIMTGGPAPFQKRDRSRFLHALDEMIRTLIGRRPRT, encoded by the coding sequence ATGACCAAGATCCTGGTCGACGCAGACGGCTGCCCGGTCAAGGAGGAAGTCTTCCAAGTGGCGAAACGCCATGGGCTCGAGGTCACGCTCGTGGCAAACTCATGGATGCGGTTTCCTGATGAAGCCAGGATCGAACTCGTCCTGGTAAAAGACTCCCTCGATGCGGCGGACGATTGGATTGTGGATCACGTTACGGAGAACGATATCGTGATCACCGGGGACATTCCTCTTGCCTCGCGCTGTCTGGAAAGAGGCGCACAGGTGCTCGGTCCAAAAGGGCGCGTATTCACAGAGGATTCCATATCCGGTTTCCTGGCGAGCCGCGAGCTCAGCTCCCACCTCCGGGAATTTGGCATCATGACGGGCGGCCCGGCCCCCTTTCAAAAGCGGGATCGCTCCCGATTCCTCCACGCCTTGGACGAAATGATCCGAACGCTGATCGGGAGGCGCCCGCGTACGTGA
- a CDS encoding response regulator, whose product MGTLAGGIAHDFNNILTTITGYTELALEENRAGRASPEELEQVMKAAERARDLVRRILAFSRKAEADFKPLDINRTVNQVAAMLKRTIPRMIRIDVHLENQPALIHGDAGQIEQVLLNLASNAKDAMPEGGRLVFEVERVTMDETDCRLHPGAPSGEYVQLMVSDTGHGMDKETLEHMYDPFYTTKEVGKGTGMGLAMVYGIVKNHGGYIGCYSEPNQGTSFKIYLPKLKKQNYPAPDEDQPVQESAKGEETILIVDDEPALRDIAARILIRNGYQVFQAESGEAALELYQESPRRFDLVVLDIGMPGMGGLRCLERLRQIDPNSRVIIASGYSKNGPVSKSAGSRAAGYVSKPFTKAELLRAVRQVLDVE is encoded by the coding sequence GTGGGCACGCTGGCTGGAGGCATCGCCCACGATTTCAACAACATTCTGACGACCATCACCGGCTACACCGAACTGGCGCTGGAGGAAAACCGGGCCGGCAGGGCAAGCCCGGAGGAACTGGAACAGGTGATGAAAGCGGCTGAGAGGGCCAGAGACCTCGTACGGCGCATTCTGGCCTTCAGCCGCAAGGCGGAAGCCGATTTCAAGCCCCTCGATATCAATCGGACGGTCAACCAGGTCGCTGCAATGCTGAAACGAACCATTCCTCGAATGATCCGGATCGATGTGCACCTCGAAAACCAACCTGCCCTGATACACGGTGATGCAGGCCAGATCGAGCAGGTGCTGTTGAACCTGGCTTCCAACGCCAAGGATGCCATGCCGGAAGGAGGTCGGCTGGTATTTGAAGTCGAACGGGTAACCATGGACGAGACCGATTGTCGGCTGCATCCGGGAGCTCCTTCGGGGGAGTACGTTCAACTCATGGTCAGTGACACCGGCCATGGTATGGACAAGGAAACATTGGAACATATGTACGATCCCTTTTACACCACCAAAGAAGTAGGCAAGGGCACCGGCATGGGCCTGGCCATGGTGTACGGCATCGTAAAAAATCATGGAGGATACATAGGCTGCTATAGCGAGCCGAATCAGGGGACGTCTTTCAAGATCTATCTTCCCAAATTGAAAAAACAAAACTACCCGGCCCCCGACGAGGATCAGCCCGTGCAAGAGTCGGCCAAGGGTGAAGAAACGATCCTTATTGTGGACGATGAACCTGCCCTGCGGGACATCGCAGCCAGGATATTGATCAGAAACGGCTACCAGGTATTTCAGGCCGAGAGCGGGGAAGCGGCCCTGGAACTCTATCAGGAATCGCCCCGCAGGTTCGATCTGGTGGTTCTGGATATCGGAATGCCCGGCATGGGAGGACTCCGGTGTCTGGAGCGACTCAGGCAAATCGATCCCAATTCCAGGGTGATCATAGCCAGCGGATACTCGAAGAACGGGCCTGTAAGCAAGTCCGCAGGGTCGAGGGCCGCCGGATACGTGAGTAAACCCTTCACCAAAGCCGAACTTTTGAGGGCCGTCAGGCAGGTATTGGATGTCGAATAG
- a CDS encoding MerR family DNA-binding transcriptional regulator, whose product MENFKDFLTIRQAAEFLGVTATTLRNWDRAGKFKPIRHPVNFYRLYKKSDLEILLNLLRKKED is encoded by the coding sequence ATGGAGAATTTTAAGGACTTCTTGACAATCAGACAGGCGGCGGAGTTTTTGGGCGTAACCGCCACTACCCTGAGAAATTGGGATCGCGCAGGAAAATTCAAGCCCATCAGACATCCGGTAAACTTCTATAGACTGTACAAGAAATCAGATTTGGAAATATTGCTCAACTTGCTCCGAAAGAAAGAGGATTAG
- a CDS encoding diguanylate cyclase, which produces MNDRSEDIRFRILVPIVTGGILLLFLSVAGGYRLQKKAIDESVHKRIAGVQRLFRGLLSEEAQVMNGQLDFIEMDQALLDAFLAKDRQKLLQGVMPLFEEMRSKYRITHFYFSEPDKVCFLRVHSPSRYGDPIERFTMEETAASGNPSSGIELGPYGTFTLRVVRPWKMNGNLVGYLELGMGIEHITRLINRALHVELSVLIDKKFLDRGDWEEGLKILDRGGDWERFNDFVIIDRTMENSPALEELRRRSIGGDESIFSSRLGNRSFKGRFFPLFDAGGRRVGEIFSLVDVSSQQKDLVILIVSLGVLTVAIGGGLLLFFYIYIGGIQNRLVHSRAKIQAEVEERRRSEKALQASQESYRSLFEESKDAIVSTDADGRILMANAAAKEMFGLAETEIGDWDFKKFYVDTSAARKFVAAVGEHGFVRDFGVQLYGKDRSVMDCLLTVKARRSCDGTVVGYEGIIRDVSPYKRMEEELRRLATTDSLTNLDNRRNFLELTQKEINRSKRYQHPLSLVMLDIDRFKKVNDHYGHSAGDRVLKELSLVCRRQLRESDILGRLGGDEFAIALVQSEIQEAALVAERIRQAIAETSVRSGMSEVRFTISLGVTQMSLEGDDLDALLDRSDNALYAAKEAGGNRVRTAD; this is translated from the coding sequence ATGAACGACAGAAGTGAGGATATCCGATTCCGCATCCTGGTGCCGATCGTAACCGGGGGTATTCTGTTACTATTCCTGTCTGTGGCCGGCGGTTACCGTCTTCAAAAAAAAGCCATCGATGAATCTGTTCATAAGCGAATTGCCGGAGTGCAGCGTCTATTTCGGGGACTGCTTTCCGAAGAGGCGCAAGTTATGAACGGACAGCTGGATTTCATTGAAATGGACCAGGCCCTTTTGGACGCCTTTCTGGCAAAGGACCGCCAAAAGCTGCTTCAGGGCGTAATGCCGCTTTTTGAAGAGATGCGTTCAAAGTACCGGATTACTCATTTCTATTTCAGCGAGCCCGATAAAGTCTGTTTCCTTCGGGTGCACTCCCCAAGCCGCTACGGCGATCCGATAGAGCGATTTACCATGGAGGAAACCGCCGCAAGCGGGAACCCTTCATCCGGCATCGAGCTTGGCCCCTATGGAACCTTCACACTGCGGGTAGTGCGTCCCTGGAAAATGAACGGGAATCTGGTCGGCTATCTCGAGTTGGGTATGGGGATCGAGCACATTACCCGACTGATCAATCGGGCGCTTCATGTGGAGCTCTCCGTTCTGATAGATAAAAAATTCCTGGACAGAGGGGATTGGGAGGAAGGGCTGAAGATCCTCGATCGAGGCGGGGACTGGGAGCGGTTCAATGATTTCGTCATTATTGACCGGACCATGGAAAACTCCCCGGCCTTGGAAGAGCTGCGGCGCCGGTCTATAGGCGGTGACGAATCCATCTTCTCCAGTCGGTTGGGAAACCGGAGCTTCAAAGGGCGGTTCTTTCCTCTATTCGACGCGGGAGGCCGCAGGGTAGGCGAGATATTCAGCCTGGTGGATGTGTCTTCTCAGCAGAAGGACCTGGTGATATTGATCGTGTCCCTAGGGGTGCTGACCGTTGCCATCGGGGGCGGCTTGCTCCTGTTCTTCTACATATACATTGGCGGCATTCAGAATCGCCTGGTCCACTCGAGGGCGAAGATCCAAGCGGAAGTGGAGGAACGCCGGCGAAGTGAGAAGGCCCTCCAGGCTTCGCAAGAGAGTTACCGGTCTCTGTTTGAAGAATCGAAGGACGCGATTGTCTCCACGGACGCGGATGGCAGGATTCTGATGGCCAATGCGGCGGCCAAGGAGATGTTCGGACTTGCCGAGACAGAGATCGGTGACTGGGACTTCAAGAAGTTCTACGTGGATACTTCCGCCGCCCGCAAGTTTGTCGCCGCTGTGGGTGAACACGGTTTTGTCCGGGATTTCGGAGTACAGCTTTACGGTAAAGATCGGTCCGTCATGGACTGTCTGTTGACCGTAAAAGCCAGACGATCGTGTGATGGAACCGTCGTCGGTTACGAGGGGATTATCCGGGACGTGTCTCCCTACAAGCGAATGGAAGAAGAACTCAGGCGCCTTGCCACGACCGATTCCCTGACCAACCTTGACAACCGCCGCAACTTCCTGGAGCTTACACAAAAGGAAATCAACCGCTCCAAACGTTATCAGCATCCGCTTTCGTTGGTTATGCTGGACATTGACCGGTTCAAAAAGGTCAACGATCATTATGGGCACTCGGCCGGAGACCGGGTGCTTAAGGAATTGAGCCTGGTCTGCCGGCGTCAACTGAGAGAAAGCGACATATTGGGCCGCCTGGGAGGCGACGAGTTCGCCATCGCATTGGTGCAGAGCGAGATACAGGAGGCCGCTCTCGTGGCTGAGCGTATCAGGCAAGCCATAGCCGAAACCTCGGTTCGGAGTGGAATGTCCGAGGTTCGTTTCACCATCAGCTTGGGAGTGACCCAGATGTCACTGGAAGGAGACGACCTTGACGCCTTGCTCGACCGCTCCGATAATGCTTTGTACGCGGCAAAAGAGGCGGGAGGAAACCGGGTCAGGACGGCGGATTGA
- a CDS encoding collagen-like protein, producing the protein MKRWITLLMVLGLSIFSITGVCFAQCGIWKSATPSDAVSFYVQSYDVTDESVVVIYSPDGVEFAAFLDTEFESGTVDVEDLGGQGYHLTMNFVDADNATAMLTFPSSPGASYTLIRTFEGFGKGEPGDQGPAGPQGPVGPAGPTGPTGPSGPEGDAGDPGAQGPPGIANIYLVTTEQSVPVGGGLTNCDALCNSGDKVLGGGYNNAFSFPTISIILNAPISDLSGWRVGVTHSGASSTQINCYAVCGDL; encoded by the coding sequence ATGAAACGATGGATTACGCTACTTATGGTGCTCGGCCTGTCGATCTTCTCGATAACCGGGGTCTGTTTCGCTCAATGTGGCATTTGGAAATCGGCGACCCCTTCGGACGCCGTCAGTTTTTATGTACAATCATACGACGTCACTGACGAATCGGTAGTGGTGATCTACTCTCCCGACGGAGTGGAGTTCGCCGCTTTTCTGGACACCGAATTCGAATCCGGGACGGTGGACGTGGAAGATCTGGGAGGTCAGGGTTATCACTTGACCATGAATTTCGTGGACGCGGATAACGCCACGGCTATGCTGACCTTCCCCAGTTCGCCCGGCGCAAGTTACACCCTCATACGCACGTTCGAAGGTTTCGGCAAGGGCGAACCGGGGGATCAGGGGCCCGCAGGACCGCAGGGGCCCGTGGGTCCGGCGGGTCCAACCGGCCCGACAGGTCCATCGGGTCCCGAGGGAGATGCGGGTGACCCCGGTGCGCAAGGCCCGCCCGGTATCGCCAACATCTATCTCGTCACCACGGAGCAAAGCGTGCCGGTTGGAGGTGGACTCACCAACTGTGACGCTCTCTGCAATTCCGGGGACAAAGTCCTCGGCGGAGGTTATAATAATGCCTTTTCGTTCCCTACCATCTCTATCATTCTAAATGCCCCCATATCGGACCTCTCGGGATGGCGGGTGGGGGTCACACATTCGGGAGCCAGCAGCACACAAATCAATTGCTATGCCGTATGCGGGGATCTGTGA
- a CDS encoding peptidylprolyl isomerase, translated as MHHKILAIWACLLAFLCVTTSPYAIEKKEPPEILATVNGEPVRYSEIKEAVEGTVREWERRSGKKADDEVVSEIRRVVLSNSIRDVIIRQECQKYMVEVTNEELDRELLKQMVEFGGKKKFEENLAANNLSLDVIKTKLWSAVAAKKLVNEVIASRIEVTDDEVKKFYEASKARFYTPPTAELSHIVIEVPKDATAEQIDKAKKNAELVLKKLRDGADFAEMAQEYSDDPNKMEGGKIGMLQPGRMPPEFDKAAFALKEGEISDVVKTKYGYHIIKAGKVSPENTVPLEDAKEGITILLKKTKIEMAEKGYMEQLLRSAKIQSFI; from the coding sequence ATGCACCACAAAATCTTAGCCATTTGGGCGTGTTTGCTCGCGTTTCTCTGTGTCACCACCTCTCCTTATGCGATTGAAAAAAAAGAGCCCCCGGAAATCCTGGCCACTGTGAACGGCGAGCCGGTCCGATATTCCGAGATTAAAGAAGCTGTTGAAGGGACTGTGAGAGAATGGGAACGGCGAAGCGGCAAGAAAGCGGACGATGAGGTTGTAAGCGAGATTAGACGCGTCGTCCTATCCAACTCGATCCGGGATGTGATCATCCGTCAGGAATGTCAGAAGTACATGGTCGAGGTCACCAACGAAGAACTGGACCGTGAGTTGCTCAAGCAAATGGTCGAGTTTGGCGGCAAGAAGAAATTCGAGGAAAACCTAGCCGCCAACAATCTGTCACTGGACGTGATCAAGACCAAATTGTGGAGCGCCGTGGCGGCAAAAAAGCTGGTCAATGAGGTTATAGCCAGCCGCATAGAAGTCACCGACGACGAAGTCAAAAAATTCTATGAAGCGAGCAAAGCGCGGTTTTATACTCCCCCAACCGCGGAACTCAGCCACATTGTAATCGAAGTGCCGAAGGATGCCACAGCGGAACAGATCGACAAGGCGAAAAAGAATGCGGAACTCGTATTGAAGAAGCTCCGTGATGGCGCTGACTTTGCAGAAATGGCCCAGGAATATTCCGACGATCCCAACAAGATGGAGGGCGGCAAGATCGGAATGCTCCAGCCCGGTCGGATGCCCCCGGAATTCGATAAGGCGGCCTTCGCACTGAAAGAAGGCGAGATCAGCGACGTGGTCAAAACCAAGTACGGATACCATATCATCAAAGCGGGCAAAGTATCGCCCGAGAACACGGTGCCGCTGGAAGACGCCAAGGAGGGAATCACCATCCTCCTGAAGAAGACCAAGATCGAAATGGCGGAGAAAGGTTACATGGAGCAGCTTCTACGGAGCGCAAAGATCCAATCCTTCATTTGA